One Oryza brachyantha chromosome 3, ObraRS2, whole genome shotgun sequence DNA segment encodes these proteins:
- the LOC107303743 gene encoding zinc finger protein 8-like → MGSGAGEGGGGGGAASVREEPPRDFANVASFSELPFRRPAPPRESPSSAIRLFGIDVPHASPDGKSSKESAAAAAAATQSGGGGAAAIAAAAADSSRKFECHYCCRHFPTSQALGGHQNAHKRERQHAKRVQMQTAMAAAAAAASGAHHHHQLLGYPQHRFGLAGPTVAALYPSWPTVSGGVSSIAPQQFYGGIGSVAQPINGSPLPAGLWRGAPMAAHGNTGMAPLLAGERRPVAVSSAMFRGGDEPRTSASLVASPAASPSLLLPPQGQFACEQPATTTAAEGVSLDLHL, encoded by the coding sequence ATGGGCAGCGGCGCcggtgaaggcggcggcggcggcggtgcagcgAGCGTACGGGAGGAGCCGCCTCGTGACTTCGCCAACGTCGCGTCCTTCTCCGAGTTGCCgttccggcggccggcgccgcccaggGAGAGTCCCAGCTCAGCCATCCGCCTCTTCGGCATCGACGTCCCGCACGCATCGCCTGATGGCAAGAGCTCCAAGGaatccgccgcggccgccgccgccgccacgcagagcggcggcggcggcgctgccgccattgccgcggcggccgccgacaGCAGCCGCAAGTTCGAGTGCCACTACTGCTGCAGGCACTTCCCGACGTCGCAGGCCCTGGGCGGCCACCAGAACGCGCACAAGCGCGAGCGGCAGCACGCGAAGCGGGTGCAGATGCAGACAGCaatggccgcggccgcggcggcggccagcggcgcgcaccaccaccaccagctgcTCGGCTACCCGCAGCACCGGTTCGGCTTGGCGGGACCCACGGTGGCGGCATTGTACCCGTCGTGGCCGAcggtgagcggcggcgtcTCCTCCATTGCACCGCAGCAGTTCTACGGCGGGATCGGATCGGTCGCTCAGCCGATCAACGGGAGCCCTCTGCCGGCGGGGCTCTGGAGGGGCGCCCCGATGGCCGCGCATGGGAACACCGGCATGGCGCCGCTGCTGGCCGGAGAGCGGCGGCCAGTTGCTGTGTCGTCGGCCATGTTCCGAGGAGGAGACGAGCCAAGAACCTCAGCTTCCCTCGTGGCGTCGCCGGCTGCttcgccgtcgttgctgctgcCTCCGCAAGGTCAGTTCGCCTGTGAGCAGCCGGCGACGACCACCGCAGCTGAGGGCGTCAGCTTAGATTTGCACCTATAA
- the LOC102701150 gene encoding pentatricopeptide repeat-containing protein At5g64320, mitochondrial-like yields MPFRPTLPRRCSHDPKLSSFLSALASLTASPSSASHCSPPPAGSVPASPTPAAYNALMSAYSRAGHHGEVLRLFRSLPFAPTSSLFTTLISSLSASGRPLAARAAFASLLKSGAPPTASAFTALLKSSHDALDFVDSVFRAMDAAGCSPDAPVYNWIISMLCDFRLLQEALGFLDHMLENGPRPTARSFTAVLRVYCEQERFHEAERLVDTMIQNGCPPDVVSYSVLIEGLCRVGEFSKVEMILGESELNGWKPTAVTYNIYMSGLCRMGFLDEAFQQVDVMRSRGLSVTTETVHILFDCLCRNAMFSEAVCLLEHSKELGWNVDAFCYNTLMSRLCDIDDFARVLKLLVDLLKKGIGPDKFSFTIAIRSLCRAGKLWLAKCMIDNKGIKYDVVAFNTLIHGFCMAGDLDRVQQTRTDMINRDIIPNNFTNAMLIDSLCKDLKFVEAKRFVLDSLVNGLVPDHIIRLNNWLVKANKITLVLKLLYEIRCKGFVLDTCIINPLVRVFCWEGYCRHDKFYQISPILDIITTYVKR; encoded by the coding sequence atGCCCTTCCGCCCCACGCTCCCCCGCCGGTGCTCCCACGACCCCAAGctctcttccttcctctccgccctcgcctccctcaccgcctccccctcctcggcctcccactgttcgccgccgcccgctggcTCGGTGCCCGCCTCGCCGACCCCCGCCGCCTACAACGCCCTCATGTCCGCCTACTCGCGCGCCGGCCACCACGGCGAGGTCCTCCGCCTGTTCCGCTCCCTGCCCTTCGCCCCCACCTCGTCGCTCTTCACCACGCtcatctcctccctctccgcctCTGGCCGCCCactcgccgcgcgcgccgccttcgcctcgcTCCTCAAGTCCGGAGCCCcgcccaccgcctccgccttcaCCGCACTGCTCAAGTCGTCGCACGACGCGCTTGACTTCGTGGACAGCGTGTTCCGCGCCATGGACGCCGCGGGCTGCTCCCCCGATGCCCCCGTCTACAACTGGATCATTTCGATGCTCTGCGACTTCCGGCTGCTGCAGGAGGCGTTGGGTTTCCTCGATCACATGCTCGAGAACGGACCGCGACCCACCGCCCGCTCCTTCACCGCGGTTCTACGTGTTTACTGTGAGCAGGAAAGGTTTCACGAGGCAGAGAGATTAGTTGATACAATGATCCAGAACGGATGCCCGCCGGATGTAGTATCATACAGCGTGCTTATTGAGGGGCTCTGCCGTGTTGGGGAATTCAGCAAGGTGGAAATGATCTTAGGGGAAAGTGAGTTAAACGGGTGGAAGCCAACTGCGGTTACGTATAACATTTACATGTCTGGCCTGTGCAGGATGGGGTTCTTGGACGAGGCATTTCAGCAAGTAGATGTTATGCGCAGCAGAGGGCTGTCTGTGACGACTGAGACAGTGCATATTCTCTTTGATTGCTTGTGCCGAAATGCAATGTTTTCAGAAGCAGTGTGCTTGCTGGAACATAGCAAAGAATTGGGCTGGAATGTTGATGCATTCTGCTATAACACTCTGATGAGTAGGCTCTGTGACATTGATGATTTTGCCAGGGTCTTGAAGCTGCTGGTTGATCTGTTGAAGAAGGGCATTGGACCAGATAAGTTTAGTTTTACCATTGCAATTCGGAGCCTCTGCCGAGCTGGGAAACTTTGGCTGGCAAAGTGCATGATAGATAATAAGGGGATTAAGTATGATGTTGTGGCTTTCAATACTTTGATTCATGGGTTCTGCATGGCTGGGGATTTAGACAGGGTCCAGCAAACTCGTACAGATATGATCAATAGGGATATTATTCCAAATAATTTTACCAATGCTATGCTGATTGATAGTTTATGTAAAGACCTAAAGTTTGTCGAGGCAAAAAGATTTGTTCTTGATTCTTTGGTAAATGGTTTGGTGCCTGATCATATTATTCGTTTGAATAATTGGTTAgtaaaagcaaacaaaatcaCATTGGTACTGAAATTACTCTATGAAATACGCTGTAAAGGATTTGTGCTAGATACTTGCATCATCAACCCATTGGTTAGGGTATTTTGTTGGGAGGGGTATTGTCGGCATGATAAATTCTATCAAATTTCTCCTATACTTGACATTATAACGACTTATGTCAAGCGGTGA
- the LOC102704690 gene encoding putative pentatricopeptide repeat-containing protein At3g13770, mitochondrial yields MIRWSSGDVVRWTKRISALARSGREAEAVSAFARMDAAPNALTLASVLPACAGLRDLALCRAIHGLWLRRGGGHGANPILDNAVLDVYAKCGALASARRLFDEMPERDVVAWTTMVWGLARSGSPQDAVAMFRAMLSDGVASPSDATLVSALHAVATSGSLVSCKLLHSYATKQGLGGELVVGNAFIDAYAKCGNAGLAFKVFVELPEKDMVSWGTITRAMAVHGRHREALQLFSLMLRRGVRPDAAVFLALLTGCCHAGLVSQALLLLDAMARVYGISPRGEHYTCVLDACGRAGQLDRAGEIFRQMAVEHDADQKAFGAYCSCAVSDGVAGAAGERLAELFLDGEVDAGGGTYALMCKSLAGAGRWEDAWAVRERMVARRIGKAAACTWIEV; encoded by the coding sequence ATGATCCGTTGGTCGTCGGGTGACGTGGTGCGGTGGACGAAGCGCATCTCGGCGCTGGCGAGGAGCGGgcgcgaggcggaggcggtgtcGGCGTTCGCCAGGATGGACGCGGCGCCGAACGCGCTCACGCTCGCGAGCGTCCTCCCGGCGTGCGCCGGGCTGCGGGACCTCGCCCTGTGCCGGGCCATCCACGGGCTCTGGCTCCGCCGCGGGGGCGGCCACGGCGCCAACCCGATCCTGGACAACGCCGTGCTGGACGTGTACGCCAAGTGCGGCGCCCTCGCCAGCGCGCGCCGgctgttcgacgaaatgccgGAGAGGGACGTGGTCGCCTGGACGACCATGGTGTGGGGGCTCGCAAGGAGCGGCAGCCCCCAGGACGCTGTCGCGATGTTCCGGGCGATGCTCTCCGACGGCGTCGCCTCGCCGAGCGATGCCACGTTGGTCAGCGCCCTGCACGCCGTGGCCACCTCCGGTTCTTTGGTCAGCTGCAAGCTGCTGCACTCGTACGCCACGAAGCAAGGTCTCGGAGGCGAGCTGGTCGTCGGCAACGCATTCATCGATGCCTACGCCAAGTGTGGTAACGCCGGGCTGGCGTTCAAGGTGTTCGTCGAGCTCCCGGAGAAGGACATGGTTTCCTGGGGCACCATCACGCGGGCCATGGCCGTGCACGGCCGGCACAGGGAGGCGCTGCAGCTCTTCTCGCTGATGCTCCGGCGCGGGGTCCGGCCGGACGCCGCCGTGTTCCTTGCGCTGCTCACCGGTTGCTGCCACGCCGGGCTGGTGAGCCAAGCGCTGCTGCTCTTGGACGCCATGGCGAGGGTGTACGGGATCTCGCCGCGGGGGGAGCACTACACGTGCGTGCTGGACGCCTGCGGCCGGGCCGGGCAGCTCGACAGAGCTGGAGAAATCTTCAGGCAGATGGCCGTGGAACACGACGCTGATCAGAAGGCGTTTGGAGCTTACTGCTCTTGTGCCGTGTCCGATGGCGTTGCCggtgccgccggcgagcggctgGCGGAGCTGTTCCTCGACGGAGAAGTAGACGCCGGAGGAGGCACATATGCTCTAATGTGCAAGTCGCTCGCTGGTGCAGGGAGGTGGGAGGATGCCTGGGCTGTCCGCGAGAGGATGGTTGCAAGAAGGATTGGAAAGGCAGCTGCTTGTACCTGGATTGAAGTGTAG
- the LOC102704966 gene encoding uncharacterized protein LOC102704966, whose product MAATSTVGVDEQELPLFDPSPCAYYVQSPSAASHTLSHPASESTAIILSPFPDAAFSVPRHSRGADDVGAHDHDQEASRLTLSRYSSSRGSNNSFLAAAADKKLPAGHRGRQVLRLLSGRSGRGVDDDDEEVDGEVGRRSGAWRYVKLDPDAPCCCIVLQVAWRVAVSVAFALLVFFVATKPRDPAVSFKVGKVQQFSLGEGLDGSGVITSFLSCNLTVVMAVDNHSKVFTLHVRPPRLDMSFGRFTFATSQGEEAYDVGARGARSVRLFVAAEGKPMYAAGRGMQDLLESGGGLPLAVTVRAQSRYRMVGSLVRLSYRHDTQCVVRLRRSPRRIDAIDAAGYTCTAER is encoded by the exons ATGGCTGCCACGAGCACCGTTGGCGTGGATGAGCAGGAGCTTCCCCTGTTCGACCCTTCACCGTGCGCCTACTACGTGCAGAGCCCCTCCGCGGCGTCGCACACGCTCAGCCACCCGGCGTCGGAGTCCACGGCGATCATCCTGTCGCCGTTCCCCGACGCGGCGTTCTCCGTCCCGCGCCACTcccgcggcgccgacgacgtcgGCGCGCACGACCACGACCAGGAGGCATCCCGCCTGACCCTGTCCCGCTACTCCTCCTCCCGCGGCTCCAACAActccttcctcgccgccgccgccgacaagaagctgccggccggccaccgGGGCCGGCAGGTGCTGAGGTTGCTGTCGGGCCGGTCAGGccgcggcgtcgacgacgacgacgaggaggtggaTGGTGAGGTAGGCCGGCGGAGCGGGGCGTGGAGGTACGTGAAGCTGGACCCGGACGCCCCCTGCTGCTGCATCGTGCTCCAGGTGGCGTGGAGGGTGGCCGTCAGCGTGGCCTTCGCGCTGCTCGTCTTCTTCGTCGCCACCAAACCCCGCGACCCCGCCGTCTCCTTCAAGGTCGGCAAGGTCCAGCAGTTCAGCCTCGGCGAGGGCCTCGACGGCTCCGGCGTGATCACCAGCTTCCTCAGCTGCAACCTCACCGTCGTCATGGCCGTCGACAACCACTCCAAGGTCTTCACCCTGCACGTCCGCCCGCCGCGTCTCGACATGTCCTTCGGCCGCTTCACCTTCGCCACCTCACAG GGCGAGGAGGCCTACGACGTCGGGGCGCGAGGCGCGAGGTCGGTGAGGCTGttcgtggcggcggaggggaagCCGATGTACGCTGCGGGGCGCGGCATGCAGGACCTGCTCGagtccggcggcggcctgcCGCTCGCCGTCACGGTGAGGGCGCAGTCCCGGTACCGGATGGTGGGGAGCCTGGTCAGGCTCAGCTACCGTCACGACACCCAGTGCGTCGTGCGCCTCAGGAGGTCGCCGCGGCGGATCGACGccatcgacgccgccggctACACCTGCACCGCCGAAAGATAG
- the LOC102701426 gene encoding probable glucan 1,3-alpha-glucosidase: MDPPARPRRVPALSLLLALLLLASSSPAARAWKKDEFRNCNQTPFCKRARTRVPHSLDAPLSLDAGSLAVSPDGSLTASLSHPSRLRPLLLRLSSLPPHALRLQIDEDYSANTPQHRRFHVPDVLLPDVEARTLHLSQPKTAAGVSTFALSSDVDVVVKHDPFELTVRRAGSGDPVLSFNSHGLFDFEPLQESKPEGETWEEHFRSHTDSCPRGPQSITFDVSFHGADFVYGLPEHGSTSLALRPTRGPGVEESEPYRLFNLDVFEYLHESPFGLYGSIPFMIAHGDGASSGFFWLNAAEMQIDVLAPGWDGAASPQDGRIDTLWMAEAGVVDAFFFVGSEPKDVIKQYISVTGTPSMPQQFAVAYHQCRWNYRDEEDVAGVDSGFDEHDIPYDVLWLDIEHTDGKRYFTWDHSAFPNPEEMQRKIADKGRKMVTIVDPHIKRDSSFHLHEEATSKGYYVKDATGKDFDGWCWPGASSYPDMLNPEIREWWADKFSYENYKGSTPTLYIWNDMNEPSVFNGPEVTMPRDAIHYGDVEHRELHNAYGYYFHMATADGLVKRGKGKDRPFVLSRAFFAGSQRYGAVWTGDNSADWDHLKSSIPMVLTLGLTGMTFSGADVGGFFGNPEPDLLVRWYQVGAFYPFFRGHAHHDTKRREPWLFGERRTALMREAIHMRYSLLPYYYTLFREASVTGVPVMRPLWLEFPDDKETYNNGEAFMVGSSLLAQGIYEDGQKSVSVYLPGKVLWYDLRNGSPYKGSVSHKLEVSEDSIPSFQRTGTIVPRKDRFRRSSTQMVNDPYTLVIALNSSSAAEGELYVDDGKSYDYQQGAFIHRRFVFADNKLTSMNIAPKNGGNKKFSTECVIERIIILGLPSGLKKAIVEPGNHKVEIELGPVSLRSGSASVAPTVRKPNVRVVDDWTIRIE, translated from the exons atggatccgccggcgcggccgcgccgcgtcccGGCCCTCTCCCTGCTCCTCGCCCTCCTGCtgctcgcctcctcctccccggccgcgcgcgcctgGAAGAAGGACGAGTTCCGCAACTGCAACCAGACCCCCTTCTGCAAGCGCGCGCGCACCCGCGTCCCGCACTCGCTCGACGCGCCGCTGTCCCTCGACGCCGGCTCGCTCGCCGTCTCCCCCGACGGGTCGCTCACCGCGTCGCTCTCCCACCCGTCCCGCCTCCGGCCGCTCCTGCTCCGCCTCTCCTCGCTGCCCCCGCACGCGCTCCGCCTCCAGATCGACGAGGACTACTCGGCTAACACGCCGCAGCACCGCCGCTTCCACGTCCCCGATGTTCTCCTCCCCGACGTCGAGGCCCGTACGCTCCACCTCTCTCAGCCCAagaccgccgccggcgtctccACCTTCGCGCTGTCCTccgacgtcgacgtcgtcgtcaaGCACGATCCGTTCGAGCTGaccgtccgccgcgccggctcGGGCGATCCCGTCCTCTCCTTCAACTCCCACGGCCTCTTCGACTTCGAGCCGCTGCAGGAGTCCAAGCCGGAGGGCGAGACCTGGGAGGAGCACTTCCGGAGCCACACCGACTCTTGCCCCCGCGGCCCGCAGTCCATCACCTTCGACGTCTCCTTCCACGGTGCCGATTTCGTCTACGGCCTTCCCGAGCACGGCTCCACCTCGCTCGCCCTCCGCCCCACCCGCGGCCCCGGTGTCGAGGAGTCCGAGCCCTATCGCCTCTTCAACCTCGATGTGTTCGAGTATCTTCACGAGTCGCCTTTCGGGTTGTATGGGTCGATTCCCTTCATGATCGCGCACGGTGATGGTGCATCCTCAGGGTTCTTCTGGCTCAACGCTGCAGAGATGCAGATCGACGTTCTTGCACCAGGGTGGGATGGTGCCGCATCCCCACAGGATGGGCGGATTGACACTCTATGGATGGCTGAGGCTGGTGTTGTTGATGCGTTCTTCTTTGTTGGATCTGAGCCCAAGGATGTGATCAAACAGTACATAAGTGTCACAGGCACACCCTCGATGCCACAGCAGTTTGCAGTGGCGTATCACCAGTGCCGCTGGAACTACCGTGATGAGGAGGATGTTGCTGGAGTGGAttctgggtttgatgagcatGATATTCCATATGATGTTCTCTGGCTTGACATTGAACACACAGATGGCAAGCGGTACTTTACGTGGGATCATTCAGCTTTCCCTAACCCAGAGGAGATGCAGAGGAAAATAGCAGATAAAGGGAGGAAAATGGTTACAATTGTAGACCCACATATCAAGCGAGACAGTTCGTTCCACCTCCATGAGGAAGCTACTTCTAAGGGTTACTATGTGAAAGATGCGACTGGGAAAGACTTCGATGGGTGGTGCTGGCCTGGGGCATCGTCATATCCTGACATGTTAAACCCTGAGATACGAGAATGGTGGGCTGACAAGTTCTCCTATGAAAACTACAAGGGATCAACTCCAACGTTGTATATCTGGAATGACATGAATGAACCATCAGTCTTCAATGGCCCTGAG GTAACCATGCCTAGGGATGCAATACACTATGGGGATGTTGAGCACAGAGAACTGCACAATGCATACGGATACTACTTCCATATGGCTACAGCAGATGGACTTGTTAAGAGAGGCAAAGGCAAAGACAGGCCATTTGTTCTGTCAAGGGCCTTCTTTGCTGGAAGTCAACGGTATGGAGCAGTTTGGACAGGCGATAATTCTGCAGATTGGGATCACCTTAAATCTTCTATTCCGATGGTTTTGACTCTTGGTCTTACTGGCATGACCTTCTCCG GTGCGGATGTTGGTGGATTCTTTGGCAATCCAGAACCTGACCTGTTGGTACGTTGGTACCAAGTAGGAGCATTTTATCCTTTCTTTAGGGGTCATGCTCATCATGACACCAAGAGACGCGAGCCATGGTTATTTGG AGAACGAAGAACTGCTCTCATGAGGGAGGCGATTCATATGCGATATTCTTTGCTGCCATACTATTACACACTGTTCAGAGAGGCTAGTGTAACTGGTGTTCCTGTGATGCGTCCTTTGTGGTTAGAATTTCCTGATGACAAAGAGACATATAATAATGGTGAAGCTTTTATGGTTGGTTCAAGTCTTTTAGCCCAAGGAATTTATGAAGAT GGCCAGAAATCAGTGTCAGTGTACCTTCCTGGAAAGGTGTTATGGTACGACTTAAGAAATGGATCTCCATACAAGGGTAGTGTGTCACACAAGCTAGAAGTTTCAGAAGATAGCATTCCCAGTTTCCAAAGAACAGGTACAATTGTGCCAAGAAAGGATAGATTCAGGCGCAGTTCAACTCAGATGGTGAATGATCCATACACCCTG GTGATAGCGCTCAATAGCTCAAGTGCTGCAGAAGGCGAGCTTTATGTGGATGATGGGAAGAGTTATGATTATCAGCAAGGGGCATTCATCCATCGCCGTTTTGTATTTGCAGACAATAAGCTAACTTCCATGAACATCGCACCCAAAAATGGTGGCAACAAGAAATTTTCGACTGAGTGTGTGATCGAAAGAATTATAATCCTTGGGTTACCATCGGGATTAAAGAAGGCTATTGTTGAACCTGGAAACCACAAGGTGGAAATAGAATTGGGGCCTGTTAGTCTACGAAGCGGATCGGCCTCTGTTGCACCAACAGTTCGGAAGCCCAATGTTCGAGTTGTAGATGATTGGACAATAAGGATAGAGTGA